The sequence ATATGTAGAAAGAAACTTTGTTTTGGGCATTTATGGTCTGTTGCTAATTCAATGAACAGATCCACTTCTCTAGTCCACGAAAGAAAAAGATCCCATTCGTCATGAGGCCATTCATCTTCTGAATAGGCCCAAAGCCTTATCTCTTCTACGGTCGGATTCGTTACTTCCATGCTCGACTCACATAACGCCTCAATCAGCCGACGCGTTAGCGGTCGGCTGCATTGATTTGTTAGCTGCGTACCTACCTGCCCATAGTGATGCGTAAAAGTATAACCATACTAAACCTGGAAGGACCATCCAAAAGTATGCTTCCGCTGCACATAGCGCGACAATTAACGCGGTAACGACAAATAGGAACACATAGAAATAATTTGAACCTTTTATTTGGCGGATAGATATAGGTGCGCCAGCTTTAAATTTTCCATTCATGGCCAGAAGGTTGAGCGCTGCCCAACCTATAAATATAAAAGCGAAAACGGGCACTCCCATGAGAGGTATTCCCATTGAATCCGCCCACCATGGATAAGATCCACGGAAAAACTCAAGGAAAAGGTCGCCAACATACCCGCTAACAGTGAGTAACGCTGCTCCAAACCCAACCAATGCCACTTTAACATTTGAAGTCGGTGCGTTTACAGATAATCCATTACCGAACAAGATTAACGTTGCGCAGCCAAATATTAAAAGCGTAAAGCCATAATCTTGGAATTTATATTTATTTGAAAGATATTCATCGCGAAGCTCATAGAACCTGTTCGAGGCATTTCGACTTCCGAGTTCTTGCCAATCTAAAGCCATATATTTCTCCATATACTCTTCTTCATTTGTATATGCCGAGATGCTAAATGAGTACGCAATACTCAATAACGAAATAATAATGATACCAATGGATATTCGCTTCATAGTGATTTACAGCTAACGCCGCAAGCAGCTGCGGCTTTGTAGTGGATTGTTTTGCGATAGCGTAGCGTTAAATCGCAAAACAAGGAACGCAAAAGCCGTCAGACTGCCTTGCTTTGTTACATGATTTAAAGCTTGGTGGACAACCATATAGCAAACTCCGTTGAGCGCTGGACGAGCCAAAATATTGGCTTATACAAAAATGATTCCTTCCCATTACTGCGCCCCATCTCTCGATGTTCTTCTTCATCTGATTTGATGCTTAGTACAGCGGCATACGCTTCGGCATCATGTTTATTAAGGAAAACCAATTGCCATTCAAGGTGATGCAGAACAGTAGTCTCTATGGAATTAGTGCAAACCCAGATGGCATTGCGCCCCAAAAGCGCGGTCAAGGTGCCCAGAACAGCCCCACCAAATGCCCACAACCCTAGACCATAGCAATGCCGAATTCTACGACTA comes from Lacimicrobium alkaliphilum and encodes:
- a CDS encoding demethoxyubiquinone hydroxylase family protein, which gives rise to MKEIERIIRVDHAGERGAIGIYSAQLIVARVLYKDLVPVLEAMLLHEREHYATFNRLLNSRRIRHCYGLGLWAFGGAVLGTLTALLGRNAIWVCTNSIETTVLHHLEWQLVFLNKHDAEAYAAVLSIKSDEEEHREMGRSNGKESFLYKPIFWLVQRSTEFAIWLSTKL